Proteins encoded by one window of Tamandua tetradactyla isolate mTamTet1 chromosome 24, mTamTet1.pri, whole genome shotgun sequence:
- the TMEM150C gene encoding transmembrane protein 150C isoform X2, which yields MDGKKCSIWMFLPLVFTLFTSAGLWIVYFIAVEDDKIFPLNSAERKPGAKHAPYISIAGDEPPASCVFSQVMNMAAFLALVVAVLRFIQLKPKVLNPWLNISGLVALCLASFGMTLLGNFQLTNDEEIHNVGTSLTFGFGTLTCWIQAALTLKVNIKNEGRKIGIPRVILSASISLCVVLYFILMAQGIHMYAARIQWGLVMCFLSYFGTFAVEFRHYRYEIVCSESQENFLSFSESLSEASEYQTDQV from the exons ATGGATGGGAAGAAATGCAGCATATGGATGTTTTTACCTCTTGTCTTCACCTTGTTTACTTCAGCTGGTTTGTGGATAGT aTACTTTATAGCTGTGGAAGATGACAAAATTTTCCCATTAAATTCAGCTGAAAG GAAACCTGGTGCGAAGCATGCACCGTATATAAG taTTGCAGGAGATGAACCTCCTGCAAGCTGTGTATTTAGTCAAGTAATGAACATGGCAGCATTTCTAG cTCTAGTGGTAGCTGTTCTGCGCTTCATACAACTGAAACCAAAGGTTTTAAACCCATGGTTGAATATTAGTGGATTGGTGGCGCTGTGTCTGGCTTCCTTTGGAATGACGTTACTGGGTaattttcag CTCACAAATGATGAAGAAATCCATAATGTCGGAACTTCCTTGACCTTTGGGTTTGGCACACTGACTTGCTGGATCCAGGCTGCGTTAACACTCAAAGTCAACATCAAGAATGAAGGACGGAAAATTGGAATTCCGAGGGTTATTCTATCAGCATCTATCTCTCTCTGTGTGGTCCTCT ATTTCATCCTCATGGCCCAAGGCATCCACATGTATGCAGCCAGGATCCAGTGGGGACTGGTCATGTGCTTCCTGTCCTACTTTGGCACTTTTGCTGTGGAGTTCCGGCATTATCGCTACGAGATTGTTTGCTCTGAGTCCCAGGAGAATTTCCTAAGCTTCTCAGAAAGTCTGTCTGAAGCCTCTGAATATCAAACCGACCAGGTGTAA